ATCTTAATGAATTGAGGGCTAACATCAATGATGTGAAGAAGAAATTCCACAAACTGAAGAAGAAGTATCTTGACTTGTTTTACATGGATGAAAAAGTTGTGTTTGAAGGCTGTAACCAGATGaaaacttaaaataataataattactacaaaagtttaaaatatttaaattattagatgttctgcaatgttattttttttttatttttttacatccaGTTGAAAAAAATGTGGATAATGTTTACATATAAAAGATCTTGTAAATAACTTTCTGGTTTATTTGGTACATTTGTGTAATAGGGGGTTGCTCTATCGCACCAACTATAGGATTCTAACCCAGTTTAGTAAGAGAATATTCATGAGTGGTTTATACCACTCAGttatctatcatatatatctatttgACTGGGGTGCTACCTAGAAACAAGACAATCTCATAGGTAGGGAGAAGAAAGAACAGAAGTCTCTTTATTTAGGTGCACAAAATCCtctataatttattgttttgctgAACATATGTTCGAACCATcctttgttaaaatataacctttattaaagtttatttaaaaagcgaaatatagaataaaaagtatactcataaaaagtGATCTAGATAATAAAAGCTGGATATACTACAATCCTGTACCTATATACTCCTAATTCATGGACTATATGGTATGAAGATGATATTTGATTTAACCTGCAGTACTATGGAGGGGTCAACTCAATATATGACCTGcagttgcaaaaaaatatattggtctatttgacatatatatatatatatatatatatatatatacatatatatatatatatatatatatatatatatatatatatatatatacacatatatatatatatatatatgatgtaaagATAGTAGTCTCCAGGctacgcgcgtttcgctaagttGCTTATTCAAGGCAAAAGTTTTGCCTTGAATAAGCaacttagcgaaacgcgcatcagcGTTACCGCTGGAGCTACTCAATCCTCATATTTGAAGAAATTTAACCTTGCAATCTATACCCCATTATATCCAAAGATAGAGGGGACTAGGAGGCAGTTAGCAAATCACACCCCGTAATTTCAGTGCATTTAGGAGCGAGACCCGCTGAGAATATTAAGAATAGTTATATTAGATCTCTAGCAGCTGTAGTGAGTGTTGACTATATTATCACTTAGACTCATTGTAAGGTGTGTGTACTTTGACTCGACTAATAGATTAGATACCAGAAGAGTTGGATGGCTCAACACCATTCAATCTTTTTGTAATTAGATATCCAGAGTTGCTATTATATAGACTGGAGTATACTATctatacatcatatatatatatatatatgtcaagtagaccaatatatttttttgcaactgCAGGTCATATATTGAGTTGACCCCTCCATAGTACTGCAGGTTAAATCAAATATCATCTTCATACCATATAGTCCATGAATTAGGAGTATATAGGTACAGGATTGTAGTATATCCAGCTTTTATTATCTAGATCactttttatgagtatactttttattctatatttcgctttttaaataaactttaataaaggttatattttaacaaaggATGGTTCGAACATATGTTcagcaaaacaataaattatagaGGATTTTGTGCacctaaataaagaaacttctgtTCTTTCTTCTCCCTACCTATTATTTGATGCATTTACTAGATAGATGTCTGAAATAAAGGCAAAAGCATTAACATGTTCTGTGGTAAAGACACAGGGTGGACACAGGCACCACCAAATTAAGGgacacatgggcctggggctatGCGCCACCAGAGGGGCCGTGTGCCACCAGAGGGGCTGTGCGCCACCAGAGAGGCTGTGCGCCACCAGAGGGGCCGTGCGCCACCAGAGGGGTTGTGGCCACCATCATGGCGGCCATGGGTAGTGACTCTCTCTAACCACCTCCATCTCCATATCTCTTACCATAGCAAGTAATGACTCATTGGACCcacaaagacaaaaacaaaagaaaacattgtaTCCAGTGAGCCTATCAACattcaaacatttttaaattgtaaaattaaCTTAAGAGCTTGTATATAAAACCACAGTTACTGTGGAGATAACAAACGTTTACACATCCGCATTAAAACCGCAGCTTTTTGTGATGTAAAGTCTGGAATAAATCATATCAGATCTTTACAATACTGTTTCTAGGGAAGGAGTTGTCTTATGAAATGCAGAGATTCTGTAGCTAATGGTGATAATAATCCAGTTTTGAGGGTATAACTGGCCTCTATGCATACGCTATGCAGAATATTATATTAGGTATCTGTAACATTGTAGGTGAAACGGAGTAATGTGCTGCAGATCTGTAGAGGTGAAAactgataaataataatatattaatacacaAAGTACAGTAGAGTTTGAAGGCCACGTGCACAGGACGGCAGAGCAAACACTAGAGGAGGGAGAAATATCAAAATGAGTTCTCTAGTGGTGCATTTAATGACCCCACTGATCCAAATAATATTAATTCACAAAAGGGTTTACATTATCTGCCCTCAATATTATAGTGCAGAAATACTAAATAGGATAATCTTCAACAAATAACTGTATTGtatttgttgcacaatttggcattactgtcacggtctgcctccgtctgctttgcatcatctcccttttgaatgctgcttgcatcctgcagcccTCGTTTGTTTTgtactgtgcagtatttgtgttcattttatatgttttagcGGTACCTCTaaacaccagaggtgctgctattgtgccttacttggttttatcaggggttaacctgccctgtaattatttcttgcacctgggtgtgtccttcttaaacctgtgtctcccagcagtctttgctggttattgttgtctcatcctgttgttcctaccctcagctgtgcttgtggtttcatgctgcccggatctctccatatcactgcttacctgctatctgggagctctccatattaccactttcctacatcagccatctacccggtatttattcctgcattttcctgtatattcagtatttcaccatcagattgttattccagcaataaacttcgtgttttcacctcattcctggctcctgagctgcactttgtatttgaaccgtgacaattACATAGTGctagaataataaaataattcaataattttgcccccttaaatgtaattttttttttatccctcacaagtaaattataaattaattttgcaccttaatcaataaataatgattgcttcaataatttaaatgtgaatggtgctttcccttatgttctgaatggcagcaGCAGTCTGAACACTCACTCACAACCACCTCATTTCATTTTGGctgtttggatggcggttttgcggcgggtttgaaaacctcAGTTTAGTAATTCCGTCTGATTGTTCCTCATTGTTAAAATCAGggtggcggtttgtaaagtgatGGTTTTGAAAAAGgtcaattctggccgttttaatggcggtttgggctttagtaaatccgacgGCTTCAAAACCACAGGAAAAATAGACAAAAACCAGCGGTTTgaccaaaccgccctttagtaaacaTAGGCCCAAGGATTAATTCCTAAAGAGATCTGCCACATGGCAGCAGTGTGTCAGTCATCTTTACCTGCCCGGGTGGAGCAGATTATTGATACATGTTTCTACTTTCCAGGATATAGACATCTGACTTATAGATCAGCACATCCGCCCCTCCCGACGATATTCGCCATCACACCGACCTACGCCCGCCTTGTCCAGAAAGCAGAACTTACCCGTATTGCCAACACCTTTCGCCAGGTGCCCGCTTTCCACTGGATTGTGGTGGAGGACTCCGATAATCAGACTACGCTGGTCACCAACTTCCTAAGAACATCAGGGATTCAGTACACTCAGCTTTGTGTTAGAACAGTAACAGGGTTGTCCAAAGCTCGGGGAACCCTACAACGAAATCTGGGCTTGAGCTGGTTGAGAGAAACCTTTTACCCAGAGGACGCGCCCCCCGGAGTTGTATATTTCGCTGATGATGACAACACATACAGCTTGGAGATATTTGAGGAGGTGAGTGCAGCATATGACCACTAATTACTTGATAGTAATTACTTATTGTTCTCAATTAGTACCATGTAGACACATAATTACTCGTTATCATTGTTGGCGCTGAGCTTTGATTGGGAGGAGCTTGTTCCTTGCTGGGTGTGGAACGGTCACATGTTATTCTTATAATGAGAAGAGTACTGCACCTTTTAATTACTGGAAAGGTCGTTTTGAGGTTCTTTGCCAACTGTAAAACAAGGTTACAGACACCAAGAAATGTCCTATTTACTACAGACAACACTGGTATAATATGTGTGGAAGTATTACTGGTATAATATGTATGGGAGTATTACTGGTATAATACGTGTGGGAGTATTACTGGTATAATACGTGTGGGAGTATTActggtataatatgtgtgggagtattactggtataatatgtgtgggagtattgctggtatataatatgtgtgggagtattactggtataatatgtgtgggagtattactggtataatatgtgtgggagtattactggtataatatgtgtgggagaattgctggtataatatgtgtgggagaattgctggtataatatgtgtgggagtattgctggtatataatatgtgtgggagtattactggtataatatgtgtgggagtattactggtataatatgtgtgggagtattattgatataatatgtgtgggagtattactggtataatatgtgtgggAGTATTATTGATATAATATGTGTGGGAGTATTACTGGTATATTATTTGTGGGAGTATTGCTGGAATAATATGTGTGTGGGAGTattgctggtataatatgtgtgAGAGTATTACTAGTATAATATGTGTGGGAGTATTActggtataatatgtgtgggAGTATTATTGATATAATATGTGTGGGAGTATTACTGGTATATTATTTGTGGGAGTATTGCTGGAATAATATGTGTGTGGGAGTattgctggtataatatgtgtgggagtattactagtataatatgtgtgggagtattactggtataatatgtgtgggagaattgctggtataatatgtgtgggagtattactggtataatatgtgtgggagtattactggtataatatgtgtgggagtattactggtataatatgtgtgggagaattgctggtataatatgtgtgggagtattactggtataatatgtgtgggagtattactggtataatatgtgtgggagaattgctggtataatatgtgtgggagtattactggtataatatgtgtgggagaattgctggtataatatgtgtgggagtattactggtataatatgtgtgggagtattactggtataatatgtgtgggagtattactggaataatatgtgtgtgagagaattgctggtataatatgtgtgggagtattattgatataatatgtgtgggagaattgc
This window of the Mixophyes fleayi isolate aMixFle1 chromosome 8, aMixFle1.hap1, whole genome shotgun sequence genome carries:
- the LOC142099971 gene encoding galactosylgalactosylxylosylprotein 3-beta-glucuronosyltransferase 1-like — translated: MAAVCQSSLPARVEQIIDTCFYFPGYRHLTYRSAHPPLPTIFAITPTYARLVQKAELTRIANTFRQVPAFHWIVVEDSDNQTTLVTNFLRTSGIQYTQLCVRTVTGLSKARGTLQRNLGLSWLRETFYPEDAPPGVVYFADDDNTYSLEIFEEMRYTKKVSVWPVAFVGGLRYETVKVNSDGKVEGWLVKYDVSRPFAIDMAGFAIHLKLILEKPWSLFRLDVMPGYQESSLLQHLVTMDELEPKAENCTKIMVWHTKTQVPNIRRDKVFTNISTEV